A region from the Chelmon rostratus isolate fCheRos1 chromosome 6, fCheRos1.pri, whole genome shotgun sequence genome encodes:
- the LOC121608488 gene encoding homeobox protein DBX1-B-like → MMFPCSALPPPLYPGLLRSPAALSSPLTRSLPSGFLVEDLLRLSQPVSYIHRTFTSRSPGDILPLSPGQSASPRALGPSTERPVLQSSSHPSYSSPGSPQTVCTDSGYLKFGVSAILAPSTRSVQSFQTKSFPLPFFDGSLHPFIRASYFTASSSVVPIPGTFSWPLAPRGKPRRGMLRRAVFSDLQRKALERTFQKQKYISKPDRKKLASKLGLKDSQVKIWFQNRRMKWRNSKERELLSTGGCRQQTLPTKTNPHPDLTDVGSTYCHRLDRTAPTSQVQLDSQESHLHHHHHHHSPSSPSESSKQSELSESDSEEITVS, encoded by the exons ATGATGTTTCCCTGCAGCGCTCTGCCGCCTCCTCTCTACCCGGGCTTACTGCGTTCCCCTGcggctctctcctctcctctgacccGGTCACTCCCCTCAGGCTTCCTCGTAGAAGATCTTCTCCGATTAAGCCAGCCCGTCAGCTACATCCATCGGACTTTCACTTCCAGAAGCCCTGGGGACATTCTGCCGCTGAGCCCGGGGCAGAGCGCTTCTCCCCGGGCGTTGGGACCCAGCACAGAGCGGcctgtgctgcagagctccagCCACCCGAGCTACAGCAGCCCCGGCTCTCCGCAGACTGTCTGCACGGACTCCGGGTACCTCAAGTTCGGCGTCAGTGCGATACTGGCACCGTCCACACGGAGCG TCCAGAGTTTCCAGACCAAGTCCTTCCCTTTGCCTTTCTTTGACGGAAGCCTCCATCCTTTCATCAGAGCTTCCTATTTCACAG cttcctcctctgtggttcCCATCCCAGGAACGTTTTCATGGCCCCTGGCCCCCAGAGGGAAGCCCAGGAGGGGCATGCTGCGGCGGGCTGTGTTCTCAGACCTCCAGAGGAAGGCCCTGGAGAGAACTTTCCAGAAGCAGAAATACATCAGTAAACCAGATCGGAAGAAACTTGCCAGTAAACTGGGCCTTAAAGACTCCCAG GTGAAGATCTGGTTTCAGAACCGCAGGATGAAATGGAGGAACTCAAAGGAGAGGGAGCTGCTATCGACCGGCGGATGTCGCCAGCAGACCCTCCCCACCAAAACCAACCCCCACCCAGACCTTACCGATGTAGGCAGCACCTACTGCCACAGGCTGGACAGGACTGCACCCACCAGCCAAGTACAGCTGGACAGCCAGGAGTCACATcttcaccaccatcatcatcatcacagcccTTCGTCTCCGTCAGAGTCCAGCAAACAGTCAGAGCTGTCAGAGTCCGACAGTGAAGAAATCACAGTTTCATAA